In Kushneria marisflavi, the following are encoded in one genomic region:
- the rlmKL gene encoding bifunctional 23S rRNA (guanine(2069)-N(7))-methyltransferase RlmK/23S rRNA (guanine(2445)-N(2))-methyltransferase RlmL, producing MMPSSTEQSSETAHEELAFLATCPRSMEALLAEELTGLGATIARTSVSSVHGSATREVLYRLCLWSRLANRVILVAGRFEDIEDGPGLVAASNSIEWETLIAPDASLRVDFHGESAQIRHTRFGAQCIKDGVVDRFQDHGRVRPDIDPKAADLRLYAHLHRGRLVLGIDLSGDSLHLRGYRLDGASAPLKENLAAALLVRADWPARAVRGESLFDPMCGSGTLLIEAALMACDVAPNLTRARFGFHGWAGHDEALWQNIHGEAANRARVGRRECRLTLCGRDHNLRAVESARANAGRAGVESLIQIEHGDALSTPPVMTPGLVITNPPYGERLGELPALISLYQGLGALLREHFAGWSVALLTGDPKLGHRLGMKAHRQYAFKNGSLDTKLLLIDVHERVRPEGGEPAQAAIKSDEDAGAVTHSAGAQMFANRLRKNRKRLSKWLKRSGVECYRLYDADMPEYALAIDIYGGWVHVQEYAAPRSVDANQAERRLLEAIGVLPEVLEIPADYIFLKRRERQAGRAQYERRDSSGQRFQVSEGDARLWVNLRDYLDTGLFLDHRPVRRWLHDNSAGKRVLNLFCYTATASVQAILGGAAESLSIDMSNTYLGWAEDNFRLNRLNMSRHKLLREDCMAWLERSGPQFDLIFMDPPTFSNSKKMDNVLDIQRDHAHMIERAMVHLASEGTLLFSNNLRRFKMDDAMGERFDVTSLSKQMLDPDFERRPDIHHVYQIRHRSA from the coding sequence ATGATGCCTTCCAGCACTGAACAATCATCGGAGACGGCTCATGAGGAGCTTGCCTTTCTCGCCACCTGTCCGCGCAGCATGGAAGCCCTGCTGGCCGAGGAACTGACAGGGCTCGGTGCTACCATCGCGCGTACCAGCGTCTCGAGCGTTCACGGCAGTGCGACACGTGAGGTGCTCTATCGTCTTTGTCTGTGGTCGCGTCTGGCCAATCGCGTCATTCTGGTGGCCGGACGTTTCGAGGATATCGAGGATGGGCCGGGGTTGGTGGCAGCCTCCAACAGCATCGAATGGGAGACCCTCATTGCTCCTGATGCCAGCCTGCGGGTCGATTTCCACGGCGAAAGTGCCCAGATCCGGCATACCCGCTTCGGTGCGCAGTGCATCAAGGATGGCGTGGTAGACCGTTTTCAGGATCATGGCCGGGTGCGCCCGGATATCGACCCGAAAGCGGCAGATCTGCGCCTTTACGCGCATCTGCATCGTGGCAGGCTGGTGCTTGGAATCGATCTTTCCGGTGACAGCCTGCACCTGCGCGGCTATCGCCTTGATGGCGCCAGCGCCCCGCTCAAGGAAAACCTGGCAGCAGCGCTGCTGGTCCGTGCTGACTGGCCTGCACGCGCCGTTCGAGGCGAGAGTCTTTTCGATCCGATGTGTGGGTCGGGAACGCTTTTGATCGAGGCGGCTCTCATGGCCTGCGATGTTGCCCCCAACCTGACACGGGCGCGCTTTGGCTTTCACGGTTGGGCCGGTCACGACGAGGCGCTGTGGCAGAATATTCACGGTGAGGCTGCGAACCGTGCCCGGGTCGGTCGACGTGAATGCCGGCTGACCCTGTGCGGTCGCGACCATAACCTGCGCGCGGTAGAGTCGGCCCGTGCCAACGCCGGTCGTGCCGGAGTCGAGTCACTGATTCAGATTGAACACGGTGATGCGCTCTCGACTCCTCCTGTGATGACGCCCGGCCTTGTGATCACCAATCCGCCCTATGGTGAGCGCCTGGGTGAGCTGCCGGCGTTGATCAGTCTGTATCAGGGGCTGGGGGCGCTGCTGCGCGAGCACTTTGCCGGCTGGTCGGTCGCGCTTCTGACCGGTGATCCGAAGCTCGGTCATCGGCTTGGCATGAAGGCCCACCGCCAGTACGCCTTCAAGAACGGCAGCCTGGATACAAAGCTTTTGCTCATTGACGTGCATGAGCGAGTGCGTCCGGAAGGGGGGGAGCCTGCGCAGGCCGCCATCAAAAGCGATGAAGATGCCGGCGCCGTGACCCATTCGGCCGGCGCGCAGATGTTTGCCAACCGCCTCAGGAAAAATCGGAAGCGTCTGTCAAAATGGCTCAAGCGCTCCGGGGTTGAATGCTACCGGCTTTATGACGCGGATATGCCTGAATACGCATTGGCCATCGATATCTACGGTGGATGGGTTCATGTGCAGGAATATGCCGCACCACGCTCGGTCGATGCCAATCAGGCCGAGCGTCGTTTGCTCGAGGCGATCGGCGTGCTGCCGGAGGTGCTGGAGATTCCGGCAGACTACATTTTCCTGAAGCGCCGCGAACGGCAGGCGGGGCGCGCTCAGTACGAGCGTCGTGACAGCTCCGGTCAGCGCTTTCAGGTCAGCGAGGGAGACGCCAGGCTCTGGGTCAATTTGCGTGACTACCTGGATACCGGGTTGTTTCTGGATCACCGGCCGGTGCGTCGCTGGCTGCATGACAACTCGGCCGGCAAGCGAGTGCTCAACCTGTTTTGCTATACCGCCACGGCCAGCGTGCAGGCCATATTGGGTGGGGCTGCCGAGAGCCTGAGCATCGACATGTCCAACACCTATCTTGGCTGGGCCGAGGACAACTTCCGGCTCAACCGGCTCAACATGTCACGTCACAAACTGCTGCGTGAGGACTGCATGGCCTGGCTTGAAAGATCTGGGCCGCAGTTTGATCTCATCTTCATGGACCCGCCGACGTTCTCCAACTCCAAGAAGATGGACAACGTGCTGGATATTCAGCGTGACCACGCTCACATGATCGAGCGTGCCATGGTGCATCTGGCGTCTGAAGGCACGCTGCTGTTTTCCAACAACCTGCGTCGTTTCAAAATGGATGACGCCATGGGCGAGCGTTTCGATGTGACGTCGCTGTCAAAACAGATGCTGGATCCGGACTTCGAACGCCGGCCGGACATTCATCACGTTTATCAGATTCGCCATCGCAGCGCCTAG
- a CDS encoding quinone-dependent dihydroorotate dehydrogenase, whose product MYKAARALLFRLDPETAHGLTLSSLDLAHRFHLQRALVSSFVEDPVTLMGLRFANRVGLAAGLDKNAEHLDALGALGFGFVEVGTVTPRAQNGNPKPRLFRLPESGAIINRMGFNNQGVDQLIANVAKSRYDGVLGINIGKNLTTPVEKAVDDYMACLRAVHAHAHYVTVNISSPNTPGLRSLQFGEQLNALLSALQQENQALNQRHGRRVPLAVKIAPDMSEPETDLVAECLKACEVEAMIGTNTTVSRDGIAGSPHAEEAGGLSGRPVRQSSTTIVRRLREKLPEITIIGVGGIDSGEAALEKQQAGADLVQLYSGLIYEGPTLVEQCARALRDSASKEKRAAL is encoded by the coding sequence ATGTACAAGGCCGCTCGTGCGCTGCTGTTTCGTCTCGACCCTGAAACGGCCCATGGCCTGACATTGTCATCACTGGATCTGGCGCATCGCTTTCATCTGCAGCGGGCACTGGTGTCTTCATTTGTCGAGGACCCTGTCACGCTGATGGGCCTTCGCTTTGCCAATCGGGTCGGTCTGGCCGCCGGGCTGGACAAGAACGCCGAGCATCTTGATGCGTTGGGGGCGCTGGGGTTTGGTTTTGTGGAAGTCGGCACCGTGACGCCCAGAGCGCAGAACGGAAATCCGAAACCGCGCCTTTTTCGTCTCCCCGAAAGCGGGGCGATCATCAACCGCATGGGGTTCAACAATCAGGGCGTGGATCAGCTGATCGCCAATGTGGCCAAAAGTCGTTACGACGGGGTGCTTGGTATCAACATTGGCAAGAATCTCACCACGCCGGTCGAGAAGGCCGTGGATGACTACATGGCCTGTCTGCGCGCGGTGCATGCTCATGCGCACTATGTCACTGTTAATATATCTTCACCCAACACACCCGGACTTCGTAGCCTGCAGTTTGGCGAGCAGCTCAATGCACTGCTATCGGCACTGCAACAGGAAAACCAGGCGCTTAATCAGCGTCATGGCCGCCGTGTGCCGCTGGCAGTCAAGATTGCACCGGACATGAGTGAGCCGGAAACGGACCTGGTGGCCGAATGCCTGAAGGCCTGCGAAGTGGAGGCAATGATCGGTACCAATACGACCGTTAGTCGTGACGGGATCGCAGGCAGTCCTCATGCCGAGGAAGCCGGTGGACTATCGGGCCGGCCGGTGAGGCAGTCGTCAACGACGATTGTCAGGCGTTTGCGCGAGAAGCTGCCCGAGATCACCATCATTGGCGTTGGCGGCATTGATAGCGGCGAAGCGGCACTGGAAAAGCAGCAGGCCGGTGCCGATCTGGTTCAGCTCTATAGCGGATTGATCTATGAAGGGCCGACGCTGGTCGAACAGTGCGCCCGAGCGTTAAGAGACAGTGCTTCGAAAGAAAAAAGGGCGGCGTTATAA
- the rmf gene encoding ribosome modulation factor, translated as MKRQKRDPFQKAYVSGYKAGVTGRSRDDCPSQGIEMRESWMSGWREGREAQWSGMTGVSGLHVNPMATT; from the coding sequence ATGAAAAGACAGAAACGTGATCCCTTCCAGAAAGCCTATGTCAGTGGTTATAAGGCCGGTGTGACCGGGCGCTCCAGAGACGACTGCCCCAGTCAGGGCATTGAAATGCGGGAGTCCTGGATGAGCGGCTGGCGTGAAGGCCGTGAAGCGCAATGGTCCGGCATGACAGGGGTCTCGGGTCTGCACGTTAATCCGATGGCGACCACCTGA